The sequence below is a genomic window from Meles meles chromosome 3, mMelMel3.1 paternal haplotype, whole genome shotgun sequence.
cCAACACAGCAGCTGACCCACAGGTACACTTTTCCTGGGGAAAAGGCCCAGAGCTTCTTCCAATGTTCAAATGTTTTAGTGACCCCAGGAAAGCTAAGAAGCCCATTAAAGGGCAGTCACTGGGCCCAGGATCATAGATGAGACATGGGGCCAGAGGCAGCGGGGAGAAGACTCCACAGGAGCCCAACAGGGAGTGTGACCAGATGGACAAAAGGAAATCAGGAGCGAGGCATTGCCACAAACTAAGGGAAGGATGAGATTATATTCGGGAGAGGACAGTGGTGGAGCGCGGTGGGCAGcaagggagggtgggaaggaccACACCAAATGTGCTGACAGGGACGGCACTGATGGTCTGGGCTCCGGCCAGGAGATGGGGCGCGTGCAGTAGAGTGCTAGAAGAAGGTGAGGCTGGAGGAGTCCGTGGGGCTGGCTGCAGGGAGCTGGCCCCATTGGTCAGTGTCGGGGAGAAGAGGGGTGAAGAGGGCTCCTTGGAGGCGGGTACCCAGTCCAGGTACCCGCGATGCATGCTCTGGTTGAGAGCAGAGTGAGTCCAAAGGCAGCTGGACACGGAGAGTGAGCCTCATGGCAGGCAGGGAGGTGTGAgcaaaatcagggggcagtgtcACAGACCCGCCTCCTCCCTCGCCTGCCGCCCACCCCCAGACATCCCCGATGGCTTCAGCATAAAATCCGAGCCATCGGAGGAGCCCCTGGAGGGCCAGGAGGTGCGCCTGAGCTGCCGGGCCGACAACTACACCTATGAGCAAATGCGCTGGTACCGCCTCAACCTGTCCACACTGCACGACGCCCACGGGAACCCGCTGCTGCTTGACTGCAAGAACGTACACCTCTTCGCTACGCCTCTGGCGGCCCACCTGGAGGAGGCGGAGCCAGAGGCGCGCCACGCCACGCTCACCCTGACCATCCCCAGCGTGGCGCCTGAGCACGAGGGCGACTACGTATGCGAGGTGCAGGACCGCCGCAGCCACGACAAGCACTGCCACAAGAAGTACCTGTCAGTGCAGGGTGAGGCGGGCAGGGCTGGCGGCGCTTCCAAGGAAACTTTCTCCCCTCCCAGAGCACGCCTTGGGCTGCCTCTCTGGAAGCCCGaacctgcaggagggtcctgcccaccccaccccacccccacccaccctggggAGGTCCACAGCCCTCCTAATCCTGCGCTCCTGCGCTCAAACCCGATCCTTCCTAGAGCTTGGCGCAATCCCTCTCCACTGTCTGCTCCCAGCCCTGGAGGGATGCCCTCCTGCTTTCTACAACTCCGCTTAGCTCCCTGCCCGCTGCCACCCCCAGCCCTGGAAGCCCCGCGGCTCACGCAGAACTTGACGGACCTGCTGGTGAACGTGAGCGACTCCCTGGAGATGCGGTGCCCAGTGGCCGGGGCGCACGTGCCCAGCATCTTGTGGTACAAAGATGAGAGGCTGCTGGAGGAAGAGTCTGGTAGGGCAGTGGACCCGGGCTAAGGGCAGGGTGCGGACGCTGGCCGGGGCAAGGCCCCAGACCCATCTGAACTCCAAGCACCACTCCATCCCCTGCAGGAATAGACCTGGCGGACTCGAACCAGAAGCTGAGCATACAGCGCGTGCGTGAGGAGGACGCGGGCCGCTACCTGTGCAGCGTGTGCAACGCCAAGGGCTGCGTCAACTCCTCCGCCAGCGTGGCTGTGGAAGGTCCGGTCCGGTCTCAGAGCCACCTCCCCCAAGTGGTCCCCACCAGAAGGGGAGCTTATCGCAGAGCACACCCTCTTCCCcctaacacatacacacacacacagactcgcCCCTTTCTGTCCACTCAGGCTCCGAGGATAAAGGCAGCATGGAGATCGTGATCCTTGTTGGCACCGGGGTCATCGCTGTCTTCTTCtgggtcctcctcctcctcatcttctgTAACATGAGGAGGGTGAGCGCTCCTCTCCCAACTGAGCCTCTCCACCGCTCCTTGTGGGGTCTCTGTACACCCTGGCTCACCTGGAAACCTCACCTGGGAAGCCTTTCTGACCCCTCCGTGCTGGGCTCTTACACGACCAAAAGTGGTCAGTCTGTCCGTCCCCTCCTTGCTGGAGAGTCCCAAAAGAGGTCCCATCTGTCCTGGGGGAAGGCTTACCCAAGACGGTGGTATGGCCCCATCAATTAGTcgtccccatccccaccccagccagcccACGCAGACATCAAGACCGGCTACCTGTCCATCATCATGGATCCCGGGGAGGTGCCTCTGGAGGAGCAGTGTGAATACCTGTCCTATGACGCCAGCCAGTGGGAGTTCCCCCGGGAGCGGCTGCATCTTGGTGAGGCCATCACCCAGCCTGCCCCACCGGCCTGCAGAGACCTCTTTCCTCTGCAGTGCTGAAATCCGTCCATCCCAGGCCAGAAAGTCAGGCCTGGATCCCACCTGGCCTGCCCTGTCCATCTGGGTGTGCATCCCAAGAGCTGGAGCCAGGACTCCAGTTCTCAGGCCCCCCGGGGTCACTTCCTGCTGCTCGGAGCAGGGAGGGCCCATCACACCTGCTGGGAGAGGATGCAGGCCTTcctgtctgcttctcctctcccttgctgcccgctcctgctctccctgcgcTTCCTGTTTGGCAGAGAGGCCCCCGAGTTTCCTCCCCCTCCTGGGCCTTCCTTCCTGGCCGTTGGCGCGGGTGGCCCCTGCTGCCCGTCCCTCTTTACCCTCACCCTTACACAGCTCACCTGGACCTGGGTCCCTGCCCCCACAGGGAGAGTCCTCGGCCATGGGGCCTTCGGGAAGGTGGTGGAAGCCTCTGCTTTTGGAATCCACAAGGGCAGCAGCTGCGACACTGTGGCTGTGAAAATGCTGAAAGGTGTGAGGGTCAGCgggtggagggggtggtgggagtgGCCGGGGCAACGACTGTGGGTGGCCTGGCTGGGCTGTGCTTCAGGAGGGGAAACTGACGGTCAGTGCCAGACTCGTGCAGAGTTCTTCATGGAGGCCCTGGACTCAGTTCTGGGGAATTCTTCCCAACTCCACCTGAAACCCCAGCCTCAACGGGGCGAGCAGGACGAGTTAGGGACCCTACACCCCCACGGGCAGGAGCTCTAGCTGCGCCTTAGCGGAGCCGGTGGCCAGGAGAAGGGACGCGCAGGGACTGGGGGGCAGCGCGCGGCGGGCCCAGCCCCACGCGAAGCGCCCGTGTCCCCTCCAGAGGGTGCAACAGCTAGCGAACACCGAGCCTTGATGTCGGAGCTCAAGATCCTAATCCACATCGGTAACCACATCAACGTAGTCAACCTGCTGGGGGCGTGCACGAAGCCAAATGGTACGGAGCTTGCGGTCCCTGGCTCCCCGGCGGGAGGATCCTAttgggctgggtgggggtggggccgggggtggggcgtTCCTGCGGTGCCGGGCTTCCCGCCTGGCCTCCGTCCCAAGCCCCTGGCTCttgccctgccccaggccccctCATGGTGATCGTGGAGTTCTGCAAGTATGGCAATCTCTCCAACTTCTTGCGTGCCAAGCGGGAGGCCTTCAGCCCCTATGCGGTAAGTGGGGAACCTGCGACTGGCCCGAGCTCTGCCAGGAGCCCGCAGTCCGCCAgggtgggctggggaggcaggggtgcCTCTGCTGTGGGTGGCGGAGCCCCGCTCAGACCCACTTTGTGTCTTGGCAGGAGAAGTCCCCTGAGCAGCGAAGGCGCTTTCGAGCCATGGTGGAAGGTGCCAAAGCTGACAGGAGGAGGCCGGGAAGCAGCGAGAGGGCCCTCCTCTCCCGGCTCCTGATGGGCAAGGGCGGGGCTGGGCGGGCCCCTCCGGTCCAAGAAGGTAAGAAGAGCctagtttcggggcgcctgggtggctcagtgggttaaagcctctgccttcggctcaggtcatgatcccagggtcctggaatctagccccacatcaggctctctgctccgcggggagcctgcttcctcctctctctctgcctgcctctctgcctagttgtgatttctctctgtcaaataaataaaatatttaaaaaaaaagaagaagaagagcctGGTTTCCACTCGCCCAAAGAGGTTTGGCTGATACGAGGATACCTCGTGATCAGGGGACTGGGGGAGAAGCTGGCCTCGGGCCCCCCTGGAGGGACTTACCTGGGAGAGCGTGCAATGGGCTTTTCCTTTGGAAGGGAGGACACCACAGGGACAGTTTCCGCGGAGGCGTCTGTCGTTGGATTGGGCATCACTAGCTATCTAGGCATTTGTCATCCAGACGAGGGTGGGAGCAGACAGGCGGaagcagcaggtgcaaaggtccCGTGACACAACAAGATTCCCGGCACTGGGCGTGGTTAGTGGGTGTTGCAGAGACCCGAtgctgaggagcaggagagggggtcCACATGCTTGTTAGCTAGTTCCACGGGCTTCGGGGCCCCACCAGGAGGGTGCACCAGGGGCGGTGAACAAATGCTCCCTTTGGGGAAGGGTAGAAGATGGGAGCCATGGAAGagcctccccctcacccccaccgaCCTCCCCTGAGCCTCCCTTGCTCCTTTGTGTAGCCCAGGACCTGTGGCTGAGCCCACTGACCATGGAGGACCTCATCTGCTACAGCTTCCAGGTGGCCCGAGGGATGGAGTTCCTGGCCTCCCGCAAGGTGACTGCCCCAGCAGGGCCCTCGGAGGGGAGAGGGCACAGGCCACCAGCATACCAAGGCAAGCCCTATCCTAGCTCACCCCTGAGTGATTCCGTGGTCAGCACGTATttctcccattttgcagaggCAGAAACAAAGCCCAGAGTGTGGAAGTGATTCCCTGAGATCTCTAGCTAGTCAGTGGCAGAAAGGGGACTTTGCCATCTGTCCCACCCCACGGCCTCCTCTGCTGTCTGCATCGTTCCATGAACCTTCACCATGGAGAGTCCTGGGGGAGCATAGAAATCTCTCTGTGACAGAGCAGGGTTCAGGCATGGGTGGGCCCCAGGGAcctgtgctccccaccccctcacaccaccaccacccccattcCCCCAGTgtatccacagggacctggctgcCCGGAACATCTTGCTGTCAGAATGCGACGTGGTGAAGATCTGTGACTTCGGTCTGGCTCGCGACATCTACAAAGACCCTGACTACGTGCGCAAGGGCAGTGTGAGTGCAGGCCATGGGGGGAGGCCTGGGGATGGGGGCATGGACCTCCTAGCCAAGAGCCATCTCCGTGGAAGGTTGGAGAGCCCACACCCACAGGGACCTGAGCGGCCCCACCGGGGCacatgggggcagggggagtaggGACAGGAGCTGACAAGCAGGGACCCTGGTGCTTCAGCTGGAGCTTTGTCTATGAGGGGGACGCTGATGGACCCCGCATGCCTACCCTGAATGCCTACCCTACAGGGGCTGGGTATCAGAGGCAGACCCCGCATGGGGCATGTGGGTACAGAAAAGCATGTGGGTACCGGGAGCAGGGTGCTCGGAGATGGTGTGGCAGGCACTTGAGTGAGCTCGCAAAGCTCATTGGGGGTTTGtgccctggaggaggaaggaagaggcttGGGAAACGGGCAATGGGCAGGATGGGTCTAGGATGAGGTGGGTTACCCCGCCAGCCTCGCACTTCATTCTAACTCGCAGGTGAGTGGAGGCAGGTGGCCGGGAGAGTCAGGTGTGCCTTCCAGAAGCCCCCTCTGCAGGCTTCGAAGAAGGATGAGAGCGTGTGCTGAGTGtagtggggaaggcagaggccgGTCAGGAGGGGCCAGGGCCCTCAGGGCTCCCAAGTAGAGGGCCCaagaggtagagagacaggcaatGGGAAAGACGCGTCATGAGCCCCAGGACGAGCGGTCAGGAGTGACGTCCGGCTTCTTGTGTGCAGACCAAGTGAGCCGCTGAGGTGGGGATGGTGAGGGGGGCCAGGGTCCCAATTCTTCCAGAGGCTGCGTCTGGAGTCTGGAGGGGGAGGCGTTCCGAGTGCTCCCCCCAAACTGTACACGGGAAGCAAGGGGCCCAGACAGACCCAGGAGAACAGCAGTGGGGCAGAAGCCTTCGCAGGAGGGGCGGAATGTGAGAGTCTTCTGGAGGCACAAGGGGCAGATATGGCCCAAGGCCTTTCTtggggtgtggctccagagttctgGACAGGCTGGGGGTTCGAGGGAGCTACCGACAtgtttgtccttctttctctcttctctccctcacGGAGACATGCTTCCTTGTGCCTCCCCCAGGCCCGGCTGCCCCTGAAGTGGATGGCCCCCGAGAGCATCTTTGACAAGGTGTACACCACGCAGAGTGACGTGTGGTCCTTCGGGGTGCTGCTCTGGGAGATCTTCTCCCTGGGTAAGTGTGGGGCaggctgcaggggaggggagaggcgggATCCCCGGCCTCGGCCTCCGGTCATAGCACCAGGCTTGTGAAGCAGGGAGCTGCTCCTGCAGCAGGCGGTCTTTCTACGGCAAGTGGTCCAAGAGCCCTCCACCCCGCCCCTCTGTCTCCGGCATGtgcccccgcaccccccccccaaagccaCCCCTGCACGGTGGTGGGCTCTCGCATCGAACAGGGGACAGGGCCCAGCCTGTGTTTATCAGGCAGTCCCTGGGATCACCACGGGTCCCCAGATATTCACCTCCCTGGAcgagcccccccacccctcagcttGTCACTGGCGAAGCTGCTCCTGCCTTCAAGGGCCAGGGAGCGTCCGGTGGAGGCTGGATGCTCACTCACAGGTGTACCTACTTATGAGAGCTCCACTGGGGCCCCGGGGTCCCACTGGGACCAGGAGGAAGCCCGCATGCTAGGAAGGAGATGGGcagggagaaaacagagaaattaaaacagcACCATGAATGCTGTTAGTACAGATGCCAGGGCCTGGAGGGCACGGGGAGGACAGGGCTATGTGTGACTCAGAGGGGAGCGCCCAGCTGAGGAAGGGGCTCAGGTAGGGCGGGCGGGCCGAGGAAGACAGCAGGTCAGGGTGAGGGGACAGTCAGGCTCCTGGTCCCCGCATGTTGGAGGTGGGCCAGTTGTGGACAAGGGGCATCGGGAAATGCAAAGAGGCGGGAAGGGGAGGTCCCTGCAACCCCTGCAAGCTGGCCTGGGTGAGGACCTGTACTCTGAGTCCCTGAAGAGCCACTCAGGGCTTGGAGCAAGGGAGAGAACAGAGGATTGCCCTGCTCCTGTGCAGCTTGCCCCCGGGGGCCCTTTTAACCAAATGAAGAACTATCACTGGGGGACAGAAGTGCCTTGGtgggcccccaccccaccctggtcCTGTGCTGGGAGCAGCAGGACCAGCCCCTGCCATAgggggcaggagagaagcagtTTGGGGGGTTGGGTGGTAAGAGCAACAAGTGCCCTCTCCCCACGCACCCCTATCTCATCCTGTTCAGGAGCCTCCCCCTACCCAGGGGTGCAGATCAACGAGGAGTTCTGCCAGCGGCTAAAAGAGGGCACACGGATGCGAGCCCCAGAGTTAGCCACTCCCGCCATGTGAGTTTCCCTAGGAGGCTAGAGGGGAAGGTTGCCATGGGTGAGGGGTCTTGTACACAGGcagggggccggggtggggaggaggtgcaGGCCCAGGGGTGGGTTGGAGACCTGCAGATGAAGTGTCTTACTCCACCCCTGACCCACCCACTGGTCCACCGACAGCTCTCCTCCACcttgcccccccgccccgccagggAGGAAGAGACTGGGTGGacagatgggggggtgggggacaggggttAGGCAGGGGAGCTGGGATCTGCTGGTGCAGGGTGCGGGCGTGCTCAGACCACAGGCCAGCAGCCAGCTCTACCCGCAGACGCACCATCATGCTAAGCTGCTGGTCAGGGGACCCCAAAGAGAGGCCTGCGTTCTCAGAGCTGGTGGAGATCCTGGGGGACCTGCTGCAGGGTCGGGGCCAACCGGTGAGTCCTCTGCCCGCCCTGTCTAGCTGCAACAACCTCTGGCCAGCAGCCCCAGGGCCCTTGAGCAACTGGCCAGGGCTCATCTTTGGCCATGAGGAGCCCCGGGGTGGTCTTTGGGTCGGGGGGTAGTTTGCAAGGAGCCCCTCTCTCTGGCAGAAGGCTGGTGTGTTCCTCTACCTCCTGCTTCCTGCAGCCCCGTCCCCGTACCCACCCTTCCCACCCTTGACTTCTGGCTCCCccgcctggggtgcctggggacaCAGGGAGCAAAACCAGCTCAGGGCTGCCCTGGTGGCCTGGGAGCGGGAGGAGTAAGCGGGGGCTGTGCAGCAGAGTCCAAGTCTGCCCCCGGAAGGGGGGTCCCTGGATCGGGGTGGCCCCTGTTGCACCCTGCTCATTGTAAGTGGGGCGCCTGTTGGGGGAATTTGCCGGACAGGCTCATTGAATCCCCAGAGCACCTTGGAACACAGAACTTCGTCAGTCAGGaaccccctgcccctggcaatCCTGAGCTCAGAGGTGGGGACAGCAGGGGGGCAGTGGTCTCTAACCCCCGGGGCCTCTGCCATTCctgccaggaggaggaggactgcATGGCCCCCTGTGGCTCTCAGAGCTTGGAGGAGGGCAGCTTCTTGCAAGCATCCACCACTGCCCTGCATGTGGCCGAGGCAGACCCCGAGGACAGCCCATCGAGCCTGCACCGGCACAGCCTGGCCGCCAGGTCAGCCATCCTCGCGGGGTTTCCCGGATCccgtgcccccgccccccaccccccacccccgccaggacAGGGAGAAAGCAGGTTGGATACAGCATAGTTGATTCCCGCCAGTCATCAAGGAACAGCAAACTACAAGGCCTTGAGAGACCTCTGTACCCCGACGGAAAGAGCGCAGTGATTTTAAAGGACATACTGGGCTCTGGGGCCCCCTGGAGGGCCTGGCGAGCCTTGGGGGTCCCCTCCAAGGCCATGTAGTCTGCGACTTTGCTTTCCTCTGCGGCCCCTCAGACCTTCTGTCTGCCCTGCAGCCTCTCCTGCGTCTGGCATTCCTGGCTCCCAAAAGCCCTTCCCCTCTTTGACATTTGGGATCCCAGGAGGAGGATGGGCCAGCCACCCACCCACATTCAGGATTTAGAACTTAGCCTGAGTTCCCAGAGATCTGAACCCAATGTCTCTCGCCCACAGCTGTCTACACTCCAGGAAGGCTGCTCGTGCTCCCACTGGGGTTGCCGAGAGAAGGGCTCCGAGACCCGCCTCCCCTGTGCCACAGCGGagggggcagggccaggcctgGGGGACAGGAAGAGCCAGCTAGCGGGTGCCCGCCAGCCTTCTTCGACCAGCCACCCAGggcacacagatgcacacacacaggcgGGGGGCGGCTGGCACAGAGGGGTCCCCCCCATCTCACCAGCCCCCATGCCACACCCAGGCTGGGTGCACTCCACCCACCTCCCATGCCCTTCCCAGGAGGTGTTCTCTTGCATAGGAGAGGAGACAGATCAGCACAGGGGGAGTGTGTGCTGGAGGGCTGCAGGCTCCCCCGCCCCATATTCAAAGCCCAGGCCCAGGGTCCTTCTGGgaggagagggggcagaaggagaggtaggGAGGGCTTTCTGGGACACGTTCCTTCAGCAGGCTGTTTTCTCCCCACAGATATTATAACTGTGTGTCCTTTCCGGGGTGCCTGGCCAGAGGGACTCAGACGCAGGGCTCCTCCAGGATGAAGACGTTCGAAGAATTTCCCATGACCCCGACGATCTACAAGGCCTCCGTGGTAAGTGGGGCAGGCAGGCCTGTGCACCCAGAGCAGGCTTTCCCAGCTGGGAGGAGGTCCAGGCGCAGCTCAGGAAAGGGTGCCGCACTGCAGTGTCAAGTCCGGATGGCACGTCGGGCATGCCGGGGTCTCGGCTGCATTCCCCGTGCCCTCCTCACTCATTACCGGTCTCCCCGCCGCACAGCAGAGAAACCCAATGGAAAGACAGCTTCTCCTTCTAGATGGTTGTTGTTGCTTTAGCTTCCCTTTGGTGGCCACCAAGCCATGTGGCCCAAGAGAAGGGATGGTGTCCCTTGAGGAGGAGGCCATGATATGGAGCACGGGATACAGCGTTGTTCTCCGATCTGCTCAAGCAGAATGGGCCTCTAGGGACTGGGAGGCTGGAGCCCAGGGGTCCATTTTGCAAAAGAACAGACTCAACCTGGTACGAGCATCCACAGCCGGAAACCTTCCGCCCAGGCCTTTCTCCAGACAGGCCTGGTCAGCAAGTGCTGTCCCCAATTCATGTCCCCCAGGGCCAGATTGATACGTTGGGGTCTCCCAGCCCTGACAGGAGCCAAGTCATACACCATCGAAGGGCAACAGAACCCCACTAAATGTGGGGTATGTCTCCgtgaagaccttttttttttaacaccgtAAGCTGCCAGATTCTTTCGAGAGTCTTCCTGGTTCTCTTTGTGttcctgctctgccagcagcctgagcctcagtttctccctctctggcagGGGTGTGTGACCCTCACCTGCACACTCCAGCAAGGAACGGACACCTGCTTTCTGCTCTGTCTCCACAGGGCAGGTGTCAGGCCAGCCGCGGAGGTCCGTGCCGCGCTGTCCTGGCTAGGGTGGTTGCCTGCAGACGGGCTTGTTCTCTCCCCGCAGGATAACCAGACAGACAGTGGGATGGTGCTGGCCTCCGAGGAGTTTGAGCAGCTAGAGAGCAGGTACAGACAAGAAAGCGGGCTCAGGTAGGGCTTCCAGAGTCTCTTTCCCTGCAAGGGGCCGGGAGGGGCAAGCCGGGCCTGGGCATGCCTATCACTGATTCACCCGAAACCTACCATGGCTCCCTATTGCTTTTCTGGGTGTTCAAAGCATGCTGCTCTGGGACTCAAGGCCTTTGGCCACCGGAGAAGTCCCCTCTCCCACCAGCATCCTGGCCCAGCACACCTGGTCCCCCCATCTCCCTTCCATCTGACAGGTGCTCAGACGCCCGCCTCCATGAAATGAGTAAGATCCAGTATGCCCACAGTGCCTACACATCCCTCCTGCAGCCAGAAGCGTCACCACTACCCCCAGAGCCGCCCACATTTACACTCCAGTGACCCCAGAACCAGACAGATCACGTGACCTGGAGCTGGCTGGTGTCCTAGTTTGATAAGAACGCAGGAATGCAGTCACAGAGAAATTCTCATGTGCCAACACAGACAGTGACCTCCCTTTGTCCAAGAGGATAGCACCCGCCCAAAAGAAATCCCTGAATGTTTCATCTTTTAAGGGTGGAGATGAGATAGTTAAATGTCTACCTACTTACTCTAGTAGTGGACTTGCACACAGCTGTTTAAAGGACAGGACCCACGGGGGAGGCGGGTGCCTGGCGGGCTCCGTTGGTAAAGCAGGGGACCTTTGATCTGTGTCTTTGTTCAGAGCCCCCTTCTGGGGTCTTCTGACACAGTTTTCAGGAACAAATCCTAGCCTCTGCCTGTGCCATTTTTTAATCGATGTAGGACGATGTCACTGAGTTTTTTCCCCCGAGACCGCAAACATTTGTTTGCATTGCGTTAGGACAGTTGTGGTGAGTCTCCACTGTTCTGGCAGGTGTCTTTACCATCTCTGCAGCTGAACCCATTAGTGGTGATTTTCCCAGCAGCCCACAAAGGGTGTGTTTGTGGCACTGTGGGTGCTGGTGGTTTGAGGACTCACATGTCCAACCGAATTTACTGTCTGCTCCTTGCATCTTGGTCCcctcttttgtttccatgaattctatACGGTGATCTCCGTTGGTAACCTAGTTTTTGGGAAATGAACGCTGATCGCATTATTGGAAatagtgtctgaatgacatttcTTTACCCAACAGTATTTTAtatcccccctccaaaaaaacgTAATTCAATAAGAGGGTGAGCCAGAGGACGGTTGTTACTTTTGTTCTAATCTCCACACATCTTCATAAAAACAGTCCCTCAGAGCTCATGCCTGTACCATaaacaggagagagagactcGGGTTTATGGGTGAGTAGGAAACTCAGCGCTGAGACCAGCAGAGCCATACCTGAGtcacggcagagggagaggatgatgGGCCCCGCACCCAGAGAGAAGAGTGTTTCGTGGTCCTTGGGACCAGCCAGAGAgatgagggaggaggcagaggtctGATGGAGGAGGCTCCAAGGGCAGCCATTTGGAGAAGGCACTGCTTCTGTATGGCCCGTGAACAGGACACAAGTGCTTTAGTgctgaaggaagaagaaagtcaCAGAAGAGTCTCCAGAAGCAAGAACCCAGAAGACACATCCACACCCAAGGGAACCATTTAGTACAGAAATTGTACCTCGCAATAGCAGTGACACGAAGCCCTCTTGTCCACACAAGTTCCCTTGGCCACACATCCAGACCAGCATCGAGAGAGGCACCTGCATTCCCTTGGCATGTGGAACGTTCTCCAAATGAGTGCAAGGACAGAAGGTGCCTTGGATGGCTCCatgggggaggtggaggagagagTCTCTCTGCCCAGTCCTTTCCTGTCTCCTGCGAACCGCTGATCAGCAGCCCCCATGGGCTCCTCACCTCCAGGTCAGTCCTCGGGCCTTTTCAGTGGCCACGCAGAATGCCCAGTCCACACCCTGTAGGGGGGTGTCTCCTCCAAGTGTATAGCCAAGAGGAAGGTCTGGAAGCCCTCGGCTTGCGGCAGGTCGGCATGGCTGCATGACAGCCGCCGAGAAGGGGCCCAGCACTACCGGGCAAAGCGACTGGTTGTTTCTTGGTGGCAATACTACATCATAACAGGACTGGAGCCTTTGCAAAGAGGGATGCCCTTGAAGGAATTCAAGGTGATACCAAAGATGTGGGTGTAATGCAGCCTAAATGAGGAAGCCTCCCAAACCGCCCATCTCCCAAGCCACTTCCATAGGATAACTAGATATTTCTAGTTCCAGAAATCCCAGCACGAATAAtcacaaacagaaa
It includes:
- the FLT4 gene encoding vascular endothelial growth factor receptor 3 isoform X6, which gives rise to MQRGAALCLRLWLCLGLLDGERGLARGYSMTPPTLNITEETHVIDASDSLSISCRGQHPLEWSWPGVQEAPATGEKDGEDTGVVRDCEGTDTRPYCKILLLQEARANDTGSYLCYYKYIKARIEGTTAASTYVFVRDVEQPFINKPDTFLVNRKDSMWVPCLVSIPGLNVTLRSQQSSVLRPDGQEVVWDDRRGMRVPTPLLRDALYLQCETTLGGQDFLSNPFLVHITGNELYDIQLFPKKSLELLVGEKLVLNCTVWAEFNSGVTFNWDYPGKQAERGKWVPERRSQQTHTELSSILTIHNVSQHDLGPYVCEANNGIQRFRESTEVIVHEKPFISVEWLKGPVLEATAGDELVKLPVKLAAYPPPEFQWYKDRKSVSGRQSPHALVLKEVTEASAGTYTLALWNSAAGLRRNISLELVVNVPPHIHEKEASSPSTYSRHSRQALTCTAYGVPPPLSVQWHWRPWTPCKAFAQRSLSRRQQRDHMPQCRDWREVTTQDAVNPIESLDTWTEFVEGKNKTVSKLVIQNANVSAMYKCVVFNKVGQDERLIYFYVTNIPDGFSIKSEPSEEPLEGQEVRLSCRADNYTYEQMRWYRLNLSTLHDAHGNPLLLDCKNVHLFATPLAAHLEEAEPEARHATLTLTIPSVAPEHEGDYVCEVQDRRSHDKHCHKKYLSVQALEAPRLTQNLTDLLVNVSDSLEMRCPVAGAHVPSILWYKDERLLEEESGIDLADSNQKLSIQRVREEDAGRYLCSVCNAKGCVNSSASVAVEGSEDKGSMEIVILVGTGVIAVFFWVLLLLIFCNMRRPAHADIKTGYLSIIMDPGEVPLEEQCEYLSYDASQWEFPRERLHLGRVLGHGAFGKVVEASAFGIHKGSSCDTVAVKMLKEGATASEHRALMSELKILIHIGNHINVVNLLGACTKPNGPLMVIVEFCKYGNLSNFLRAKREAFSPYAEKSPEQRRRFRAMVEGAKADRRRPGSSERALLSRLLMGKGGAGRAPPVQEAQDLWLSPLTMEDLICYSFQVARGMEFLASRKCIHRDLAARNILLSECDVVKICDFGLARDIYKDPDYVRKGSARLPLKWMAPESIFDKVYTTQSDVWSFGVLLWEIFSLGASPYPGVQINEEFCQRLKEGTRMRAPELATPAIRTIMLSCWSGDPKERPAFSELVEILGDLLQGRGQPEEEDCMAPCGSQSLEEGSFLQASTTALHVAEADPEDSPSSLHRHSLAARYYNCVSFPGCLARGTQTQGSSRMKTFEEFPMTPTIYKASVDNQTDSGMVLASEEFEQLESSCKGPGRNMDVTRAHPDTQGRRRRPDRGARGGQVFYNSEYGELAGPQDGGDHPQSARAPFFTDDSY
- the FLT4 gene encoding vascular endothelial growth factor receptor 3 isoform X2, producing the protein MQRGAALCLRLWLCLGLLDGERGLARGYSMTPPTLNITEETHVIDASDSLSISCRGQHPLEWSWPGVQEAPATGEKDGEDTGVVRDCEGTDTRPYCKILLLQEARANDTGSYLCYYKYIKARIEGTTAASTYVFVRDVEQPFINKPDTFLVNRKDSMWVPCLVSIPGLNVTLRSQSSVLRPDGQEVVWDDRRGMRVPTPLLRDALYLQCETTLGGQDFLSNPFLVHITGNELYDIQLFPKKSLELLVGEKLVLNCTVWAEFNSGVTFNWDYPGKQAERGKWVPERRSQQTHTELSSILTIHNVSQHDLGPYVCEANNGIQRFRESTEVIVHEKPFISVEWLKGPVLEATAGDELVKLPVKLAAYPPPEFQWYKDRKSVSGRQSPHALVLKEVTEASAGTYTLALWNSAAGLRRNISLELVVNVPPHIHEKEASSPSTYSRHSRQALTCTAYGVPPPLSVQWHWRPWTPCKAFAQRSLSRRQQRDHMPQCRDWREVTTQDAVNPIESLDTWTEFVEGKNKTVSKLVIQNANVSAMYKCVVFNKVGQDERLIYFYVTNIPDGFSIKSEPSEEPLEGQEVRLSCRADNYTYEQMRWYRLNLSTLHDAHGNPLLLDCKNVHLFATPLAAHLEEAEPEARHATLTLTIPSVAPEHEGDYVCEVQDRRSHDKHCHKKYLSVQALEAPRLTQNLTDLLVNVSDSLEMRCPVAGAHVPSILWYKDERLLEEESGIDLADSNQKLSIQRVREEDAGRYLCSVCNAKGCVNSSASVAVEGSEDKGSMEIVILVGTGVIAVFFWVLLLLIFCNMRRPAHADIKTGYLSIIMDPGEVPLEEQCEYLSYDASQWEFPRERLHLGRVLGHGAFGKVVEASAFGIHKGSSCDTVAVKMLKEGATASEHRALMSELKILIHIGNHINVVNLLGACTKPNGPLMVIVEFCKYGNLSNFLRAKREAFSPYAEKSPEQRRRFRAMVEGAKADRRRPGSSERALLSRLLMGKGGAGRAPPVQEAQDLWLSPLTMEDLICYSFQVARGMEFLASRKCIHRDLAARNILLSECDVVKICDFGLARDIYKDPDYVRKGSARLPLKWMAPESIFDKVYTTQSDVWSFGVLLWEIFSLGASPYPGVQINEEFCQRLKEGTRMRAPELATPAIRTIMLSCWSGDPKERPAFSELVEILGDLLQGRGQPEEEDCMAPCGSQSLEEGSFLQASTTALHVAEADPEDSPSSLHRHSLAARYYNCVSFPGCLARGTQTQGSSRMKTFEEFPMTPTIYKASVDNQTDSGMVLASEEFEQLESRYRQESGLSSCKGPGRNMDVTRAHPDTQGRRRRPDRGARGGQVFYNSEYGELAGPQDGGDHPQSARAPFFTDDSY